The following coding sequences lie in one Hippopotamus amphibius kiboko isolate mHipAmp2 chromosome 7, mHipAmp2.hap2, whole genome shotgun sequence genomic window:
- the TST gene encoding thiosulfate sulfurtransferase isoform X1: MVWAGRGVVDSGFEPANFSSGQGRAPGRRRGRVTRRAETMVQQVLYRALVSTKWLAESIRAGKLGPGLRVLDASWYSPGTREARKEYLERHVPGASFFDIEECRDKASPYEVMLPSEAGFADYVGSLGISNDTHVVVYDADHLGSFYAPRVWWMFRVFGHRTVSVLNGGFRNWLKEGHPVTSEPPRPEPAIFKATLDRSLLKTYEQVLENLDSKRFQLVDSRAQGRYLGTQPEPDAVGLDSGHIRGSLNMPFMDFLTEDGFEKSPEELRAMFEAKKVDLAKPVIATCRKGVTACHIALAAYLCGKPDVAIYDGSWFEWFHRSPPETRVSQGKGGKA, encoded by the exons ATGGTGTGGGCCGGCCGGGGAGTTGTGGACTCCGGGTTTGAACCTGCCAACTTCTCCAGCGGGCAGGGGCGAGCGCCAGGGCGGCGGCGAGGGCGA GTGACACGGAGAGCTGAAACCATGGTTCAGCAGGTGCTGTACCGGGCGCTTGTCTCCACCAAGTGGCTGGCGGAGTCCATCCGGGCTGGCAAGCTGGGCCCTGGCCTTCGAGTGCTGGACGCCTCCTGGTACTCGCCGGGCACCCGCGAGGCCCGCAAGGAATACCTAGAGCGCCATGTGCCCGGCGCCTCCTTCTTTGACATAGAGGAGTGCCGGGACAAAGCGTCGCCTTACGAGGTGATGCTGCCCAGCGAGGCGGGCTTTGCCGACTACGTGGGCAGCCTGGGCATCAGCAACGACACGCATGTGGTGGTGTACGATGCTGATCACCTGGGCAGCTTCTATGCGCCGCGGGTTTGGTGGATGTTCCGCGTGTTTGGCCACCGCACCGTATCTGTGCTCAATGGTGGCTTCCGGAACTGGCTGAAGGAGGGCCACCCGGTGACATCTGAGCCCCCACGCCCAGAGCCAGCCATCTTCAAAGCCACACTGGACCGCTCCCTGCTCAAGACCTACGAGCAGGTGCTGGAGAACCTTGACTCAAAGAGGTTCCAGCTGGTGGATTCACGGGCCCAAGGGCGGTACCTGGGCACGCAGCCGGAGCCAGATGCAGTAG gaCTGGACTCAGGCCACATCCGAGGCTCGCTCAACATGCCCTTCATGGACTTCCTGACGGAGGACGGCTTCGAGAAGAGCCCGGAGGAACTCCGCGCCATGTTCGAGGCCAAGAAGGTGGACCTCGCAAAGCCTGTCATCGCCACGTGCCGAAAGGGTGTCACCGCCTGCCACATCGCCCTGGCTGCCTACCTCTGTGGCAAGCCCGATGTGGCCATCTACGATGGCTCCTGGTTTGAGTGGTTCCACCGGTCCCCCCCGGAGACGCGGGTGTCCCAGGGCAAGGGCGGGAAGGCCTGA
- the TST gene encoding thiosulfate sulfurtransferase isoform X2, with protein MVQQVLYRALVSTKWLAESIRAGKLGPGLRVLDASWYSPGTREARKEYLERHVPGASFFDIEECRDKASPYEVMLPSEAGFADYVGSLGISNDTHVVVYDADHLGSFYAPRVWWMFRVFGHRTVSVLNGGFRNWLKEGHPVTSEPPRPEPAIFKATLDRSLLKTYEQVLENLDSKRFQLVDSRAQGRYLGTQPEPDAVGLDSGHIRGSLNMPFMDFLTEDGFEKSPEELRAMFEAKKVDLAKPVIATCRKGVTACHIALAAYLCGKPDVAIYDGSWFEWFHRSPPETRVSQGKGGKA; from the exons ATGGTTCAGCAGGTGCTGTACCGGGCGCTTGTCTCCACCAAGTGGCTGGCGGAGTCCATCCGGGCTGGCAAGCTGGGCCCTGGCCTTCGAGTGCTGGACGCCTCCTGGTACTCGCCGGGCACCCGCGAGGCCCGCAAGGAATACCTAGAGCGCCATGTGCCCGGCGCCTCCTTCTTTGACATAGAGGAGTGCCGGGACAAAGCGTCGCCTTACGAGGTGATGCTGCCCAGCGAGGCGGGCTTTGCCGACTACGTGGGCAGCCTGGGCATCAGCAACGACACGCATGTGGTGGTGTACGATGCTGATCACCTGGGCAGCTTCTATGCGCCGCGGGTTTGGTGGATGTTCCGCGTGTTTGGCCACCGCACCGTATCTGTGCTCAATGGTGGCTTCCGGAACTGGCTGAAGGAGGGCCACCCGGTGACATCTGAGCCCCCACGCCCAGAGCCAGCCATCTTCAAAGCCACACTGGACCGCTCCCTGCTCAAGACCTACGAGCAGGTGCTGGAGAACCTTGACTCAAAGAGGTTCCAGCTGGTGGATTCACGGGCCCAAGGGCGGTACCTGGGCACGCAGCCGGAGCCAGATGCAGTAG gaCTGGACTCAGGCCACATCCGAGGCTCGCTCAACATGCCCTTCATGGACTTCCTGACGGAGGACGGCTTCGAGAAGAGCCCGGAGGAACTCCGCGCCATGTTCGAGGCCAAGAAGGTGGACCTCGCAAAGCCTGTCATCGCCACGTGCCGAAAGGGTGTCACCGCCTGCCACATCGCCCTGGCTGCCTACCTCTGTGGCAAGCCCGATGTGGCCATCTACGATGGCTCCTGGTTTGAGTGGTTCCACCGGTCCCCCCCGGAGACGCGGGTGTCCCAGGGCAAGGGCGGGAAGGCCTGA